In Apteryx mantelli isolate bAptMan1 chromosome 26, bAptMan1.hap1, whole genome shotgun sequence, a single window of DNA contains:
- the MRPL20 gene encoding large ribosomal subunit protein bL20m, producing the protein MVLLSAPRWLRNRLTDRFWRVQEVLKYARHFRGRKNRCYKLAVRSVRRAFVKSTKARREKKRFLRALWITRIEAASLEHGLKYPAFISNLLKSQVELNRKMIADLAIYEPKTFKSLAALAQRRRQEGFLAALGDGKEPEGIFSRIVHHY; encoded by the exons ATGGTGCTGCTGAGCGCGCCGCGCTGGCTCCGCAACCGCCTCACCGACCGCTTCTGGAGGGTGCAGGAGGTGCTCAAGTATGCGCGG CATTTTCGTGGAAGGAAGAACCGCTGCTATAAGCTGGCTGTACGAAGCGTTCGGAGAGCTTTTGTGAAGTCTACCAAGgccagaagagaaaagaagagattcCTGAGAGCG CTCTGGATCACTAGGATTGAAGCAGCTTCTCTTGAACATGGTTTGAAATACCCAGCTTTTATAAGCAATCTGCTTAAG TCTCAGGTGGAGCTGAATAGGAAAATGATTGCTGATTTAGCTATTTATGAGCCAAAGACATTCAAGTCCCTAGCTGCTTTAGCCCAGAGGAGGAGACAAGAAGGCTTCCTTGCTGCCCTTGGAGATGGAAAAGAACCAGAGGGGATATTTTCACGTATTGTACACCACTATTGA
- the CCNL2 gene encoding cyclin-L2 isoform X2, giving the protein MAAGPGSAAAVGCGGPVGPQAGGATALGATPAGSGASVPGPGAVLIGDRLYSGVLITLENCLLPEHTLRFTPSMSSGLDPDTETELRVTGCELIQAAGILLRLPQVAMATGQVLFQRFFYTKSFVKHSMEHVSMACVHLASKIEEAPRRIRDVINVFHRLRHLREKKKPVPLILDQEYVNLKNQIIKAERRVLKELGFCVHVKHPHKIIVMYLQVLECERNQHLVQTSWNYMNDSLRTDVFVRFQPESIACACIYLAARTLEIPLPNRPHWFLLFGATEEEIQEICLKILQLYTRKKVDLTDLESKVEKKKLAIEEAKAQAKGLLPEGTPSLDNTSGFSPVPKNESPKEIKGNKPSPLPVQAMKNAKRKTEGVKRMSPNSPVNGLLSLAAFRKEEKVEVEVEVEIRVIQDHHLGLHPLSTGKVKVTLLQAVPNPIVVLGVAVTLLQGSSTTVLVTKVPR; this is encoded by the exons atggcggcggggccaggcagcgcggcggcggtggGGTGTGGTGGGCCGGTGGGGCCTCAGGCCGGTGGGGCCACGGCTTTGGGAGCCACGCCGGCGGGAAGCGGCGCGTCGGTGCCGGGTCCTGGTGCGGTGCTGATCGGGGACCGTCTGTACTCGGGGGTGCTGATTACGCTGGAGAACTGCCTGCTGCCCGAGCACACGCTGCGATTCACTCCATCCATGAGCAGCGGCCTTGACCCCGACACCGAGACTGAGCTGCGTGTCACCGGCTGCGAGCTCATCCAGGCGGCTGGCATCCTACTGCGTCTGCCGCAG GTGGCTATGGCTACAGGACAGGTGCTGTTTCAACGTTTTTTTTATACCAAGTCTTTTGTGAAGCATTCCATGGAG CATGTGTCAATGGCCTGTGTTCATCTGGCATCCAAAATCGAAGAAGCACCAAGACGTATAAGGGATGTTATTAATGTGTTCCATCGCCTTCGACAtctaagggaaaaaaa AAAACCTGTGCCTCTAATATTGGATCAAGAGTATGTAAACTTGAAGAACCAAATTATTAAGGCAGAAAGAAGAGTCTTAAAGGAGTTGGGATTTTGTGTTCATGTAAAGCATCCTCATAAG ATAATCGTTATGTATCTTCAGGTATTAGAATGTGAACGTAACCAACACCTGGTCCAGACTTCATG GAATTACATGAATGATAGCCTGAGAACAGATGTCTTTGTAAGATTCCAGCCAGAAAGCATTGCCTGTGCCTGTATTTACCTTGCAGCTAGGACACTGGAG attCCACTTCCTAATCGTCCACACTGGTTTCTGCTCTTCGGAGCAACAGAAGAAGAGATTCaagaaatctgtttaaaaattttGCAACTTTATACTCGGAAAAAG GTTGATTTAACTGATCTGGAAagtaaagtagaaaaaaagaaactagcaATTGAAGAGGCAAAAGCACAAGCTAAAGGTCTGCTACCTGAGGGAACCCCGAGTTTGGATAACACATCAGGATTTTCCCCTGTACCAAAAAATG AGTCtccaaaagaaattaaaggaaataaacctTCACCACTACCTGTTCAGGCAATGAAGAACGCTAAAAGAAAAACTGAGGGTGTAAAAAGAATGAGCCCAAATAGCCCAGTAAATGG TTTATTATCCCTTGCAGCattcagaaaggaagagaaagtagAAGTCGAAGTGGAAGTAGAGATCAGAGTTATTCAAGATCACCATCTAGGTCTGCATCCCCTAAGCACAG GAAAAGTGAAAGTTACTCTACTTCAAGCGGTTCCAAATCCCATAGTCGTTCTAGGAGTCGCAGTGACTCTCCTCCAAGGCAGTTCAACCACAGTTCTAGTTACAAAGGTTCCAAGATGA
- the CCNL2 gene encoding cyclin-L2 isoform X1 → MAAGPGSAAAVGCGGPVGPQAGGATALGATPAGSGASVPGPGAVLIGDRLYSGVLITLENCLLPEHTLRFTPSMSSGLDPDTETELRVTGCELIQAAGILLRLPQVAMATGQVLFQRFFYTKSFVKHSMEHVSMACVHLASKIEEAPRRIRDVINVFHRLRHLREKKKPVPLILDQEYVNLKNQIIKAERRVLKELGFCVHVKHPHKIIVMYLQVLECERNQHLVQTSWNYMNDSLRTDVFVRFQPESIACACIYLAARTLEIPLPNRPHWFLLFGATEEEIQEICLKILQLYTRKKVDLTDLESKVEKKKLAIEEAKAQAKGLLPEGTPSLDNTSGFSPVPKNESPKEIKGNKPSPLPVQAMKNAKRKTEGVKRMSPNSPVNGIQKGRESRSRSGSRDQSYSRSPSRSASPKHRKSESYSTSSGSKSHSRSRSRSDSPPRQFNHSSSYKGSKMRSYKKSKDYKYSTRKPRKSRSRSSSRSRSRSRERSDHSGKYKKKSHYYRNHRHERSRSYERTSHRYDRDHPGHSRHRR, encoded by the exons atggcggcggggccaggcagcgcggcggcggtggGGTGTGGTGGGCCGGTGGGGCCTCAGGCCGGTGGGGCCACGGCTTTGGGAGCCACGCCGGCGGGAAGCGGCGCGTCGGTGCCGGGTCCTGGTGCGGTGCTGATCGGGGACCGTCTGTACTCGGGGGTGCTGATTACGCTGGAGAACTGCCTGCTGCCCGAGCACACGCTGCGATTCACTCCATCCATGAGCAGCGGCCTTGACCCCGACACCGAGACTGAGCTGCGTGTCACCGGCTGCGAGCTCATCCAGGCGGCTGGCATCCTACTGCGTCTGCCGCAG GTGGCTATGGCTACAGGACAGGTGCTGTTTCAACGTTTTTTTTATACCAAGTCTTTTGTGAAGCATTCCATGGAG CATGTGTCAATGGCCTGTGTTCATCTGGCATCCAAAATCGAAGAAGCACCAAGACGTATAAGGGATGTTATTAATGTGTTCCATCGCCTTCGACAtctaagggaaaaaaa AAAACCTGTGCCTCTAATATTGGATCAAGAGTATGTAAACTTGAAGAACCAAATTATTAAGGCAGAAAGAAGAGTCTTAAAGGAGTTGGGATTTTGTGTTCATGTAAAGCATCCTCATAAG ATAATCGTTATGTATCTTCAGGTATTAGAATGTGAACGTAACCAACACCTGGTCCAGACTTCATG GAATTACATGAATGATAGCCTGAGAACAGATGTCTTTGTAAGATTCCAGCCAGAAAGCATTGCCTGTGCCTGTATTTACCTTGCAGCTAGGACACTGGAG attCCACTTCCTAATCGTCCACACTGGTTTCTGCTCTTCGGAGCAACAGAAGAAGAGATTCaagaaatctgtttaaaaattttGCAACTTTATACTCGGAAAAAG GTTGATTTAACTGATCTGGAAagtaaagtagaaaaaaagaaactagcaATTGAAGAGGCAAAAGCACAAGCTAAAGGTCTGCTACCTGAGGGAACCCCGAGTTTGGATAACACATCAGGATTTTCCCCTGTACCAAAAAATG AGTCtccaaaagaaattaaaggaaataaacctTCACCACTACCTGTTCAGGCAATGAAGAACGCTAAAAGAAAAACTGAGGGTGTAAAAAGAATGAGCCCAAATAGCCCAGTAAATGG CattcagaaaggaagagaaagtagAAGTCGAAGTGGAAGTAGAGATCAGAGTTATTCAAGATCACCATCTAGGTCTGCATCCCCTAAGCACAG GAAAAGTGAAAGTTACTCTACTTCAAGCGGTTCCAAATCCCATAGTCGTTCTAGGAGTCGCAGTGACTCTCCTCCAAGGCAGTTCAACCACAGTTCTAGTTACAAAGGTTCCAAGATGAGAAGTTACAAGAAATCAAAAGACTACAAATACTCAACACGCAAACCGAGGAAATCCCGCAGCAGAAGTTCGTCACGTTCCAGGAGCCGGTCCCGGGAGCGTTCTGACCATTCAGGGAAGTACAAGAAGAAAAGTCACTACTACAGAAATCACAGGCATGAGCGTTCACGCTCCTATGAGCGAACGAGTCATCGCTATGACAGAGACCACCCTGGCCACAGTAGGCATAGGCGATGA